Proteins co-encoded in one Cytobacillus sp. NJ13 genomic window:
- a CDS encoding YndM family protein: MNKTLIFILKLASSLIAFAIALDLFFDAAFADIVSFSLLVTVMSYLLGDRIILPRLGNRNALIADFFLVYASVWVFGSVLLNSYLQIAWGSIIAAGIITLSEVFVHRYILKTAASNHQNNRKEAALNPRLAYGMEMAEEKEPTRDWD; the protein is encoded by the coding sequence ATGAACAAAACACTCATTTTTATTCTTAAATTAGCATCAAGCTTGATTGCTTTTGCCATAGCACTTGATTTATTCTTCGATGCCGCTTTTGCAGATATTGTTTCTTTCAGTCTTCTGGTAACAGTGATGTCCTATTTGCTCGGTGACCGCATCATACTTCCGAGGCTGGGGAACCGGAATGCCCTTATTGCTGATTTCTTCCTGGTTTATGCATCTGTATGGGTGTTTGGGAGTGTGCTGCTTAACAGTTACCTGCAAATCGCATGGGGAAGCATCATAGCTGCAGGAATTATCACCCTTTCCGAGGTGTTTGTCCACCGCTATATACTCAAAACCGCAGCATCCAATCACCAGAATAACCGCAAGGAAGCCGCCTTGAACCCCCGCCTAGCTTATGGAATGGAAATGGCGGAGGAGAAAGAGCCGACACGGGATTGGGATTAA
- a CDS encoding DEAD/DEAH box helicase, with product MKVGFYLQDFLTLGISKKRTELLLKAGIGHPTPIQEKAIPALMEGRDIIAQAQTGTGKTFAFILPILEKLEPASSHIQTLIVTPTRELALQITGEVQKLTAADNIEVLAVYGGQDVDKQLNKLKKNVQIVVGTPGRLLDHIKRKTIDLSKTDFLVLDEADQMLHIGFLDEVEDIIKETPGSRQTMLFSATIPAEIKKLARKHLKEPQYIQVEKTQGPADSVKQIAIHTIDRAKQATLMQMIQTHRPFLAVIFCRTKRRVSKLYEALKSNGFHCDQLHGDLSQSKREQVMKRFRDAEIQLLVATDVAARGLDVEGVTHVFNYDIPLDPESYVHRIGRTGRAGMKGMAITFYSSADKPLLEAIEKGLNITISKQNLGNSQERQKPSRSSEKNSQLQKKPVSPGRKKDVNRKDADRKKNEDKTSPTKSRKGKSKKSKPLNSAGNVNRSKSQSKKKASAPKSVSNKSKRRGR from the coding sequence ATGAAAGTAGGGTTTTACTTGCAGGATTTTTTAACACTTGGCATTTCAAAAAAACGAACCGAGCTTTTGCTTAAGGCTGGCATCGGGCATCCTACCCCCATCCAGGAGAAAGCCATTCCCGCTTTAATGGAGGGCAGGGATATCATTGCCCAGGCTCAGACCGGAACAGGAAAGACATTTGCATTTATCCTGCCGATTCTTGAAAAGCTGGAGCCAGCCTCATCCCATATACAAACGCTGATTGTAACACCCACAAGAGAATTAGCCCTGCAGATCACAGGGGAAGTTCAAAAACTGACTGCTGCTGATAATATAGAGGTTTTAGCTGTGTATGGCGGCCAGGATGTAGACAAGCAGCTGAACAAACTTAAGAAAAATGTCCAAATTGTTGTTGGAACACCCGGACGGCTGCTCGACCATATTAAAAGAAAAACAATTGATTTATCAAAAACTGATTTTTTAGTTTTGGATGAAGCCGATCAAATGCTTCATATAGGTTTTTTGGATGAAGTGGAGGATATTATTAAAGAGACTCCAGGCAGCAGGCAGACCATGCTTTTCTCAGCCACTATTCCAGCAGAAATAAAAAAACTGGCAAGAAAACACCTGAAAGAACCACAGTATATTCAAGTCGAAAAAACTCAGGGGCCGGCAGATTCAGTTAAGCAAATCGCGATACATACGATCGATCGGGCTAAGCAGGCAACACTCATGCAAATGATTCAAACTCACAGACCCTTTTTAGCCGTTATCTTTTGCCGGACCAAACGCAGAGTAAGCAAGCTTTATGAAGCATTAAAATCAAATGGTTTTCATTGTGATCAGCTTCACGGAGATTTATCCCAGTCCAAAAGGGAACAAGTAATGAAACGTTTCAGGGATGCAGAAATACAGCTATTGGTTGCTACAGATGTAGCAGCAAGGGGACTTGATGTAGAAGGTGTCACACATGTATTTAATTATGATATTCCACTGGATCCTGAAAGCTATGTTCACCGCATCGGAAGAACGGGAAGGGCCGGCATGAAGGGGATGGCAATCACTTTTTATTCATCTGCAGACAAACCGCTCCTTGAAGCAATTGAAAAAGGGCTGAACATTACAATTTCCAAGCAGAACCTTGGCAATAGCCAGGAAAGGCAAAAGCCTTCCAGGTCATCAGAAAAAAACTCTCAATTGCAAAAAAAACCAGTTTCACCTGGAAGAAAGAAAGATGTTAATCGGAAAGATGCAGACAGAAAAAAGAATGAAGACAAAACTTCCCCAACAAAGAGCAGAAAAGGGAAAAGTAAAAAATCAAAACCATTGAATTCAGCTGGTAATGTAAACCGGAGCAAGTCACAATCAAAAAAGAAGGCTTCAGCGCCTAAATCTGTTAGCAACAAGTCAAAAAGACGCGGAAGGTAA